The window AGAATTATTTTTTAGTCATCTGGAAGCATATTACTTTGATGGACCTTTTTATTGGTCAAACCGAGCATATTACTAACTGTCTTCTGCCTAGGATGATGAGCACAAATTACATTGGTCCCTTCTCTCTCACCAAACTTCTATTGCCGCTACTTAGACACAGCCCTGTTGGTTCACGGATAGTGAACGTTACATCCTTTACGCATCGAAGTGGTAAAAACTTGCACATTTGATTTTgagattcttttctttttggataTCTTGTATGCAAAATCTTAAGGTGATCAAGTTCACATTGGTTATCATTTGTCATGCACTTTACAGGAATAGATATGATTCGATGTGATGTGTACAATCTTTTTTTCATTCGATCCTCATTTGTTTCGATGCTTGTGTTCTTAAATCTTGTCTGAATTTGTTTGCAAGGAATAGTTTTAATTATAACGtacaaaaattgaaagaaaatttGATTGATCTATTCCTTTTTTCATGTAGCATTTAGTGTACAGGTTGACAAGGAAACTGTTGGGGGGAAGCGCTTCTGGACATCTAAACGATATCCATATGCTCATCTGTATGAATACTCTAAATGTAAGCCATAACTGTGACATAATTTGCTATcaaattattataaattcttTTATCCTATCATCTCTAACAATCACATTTTTGGATTTGGCAGTGTGCTTGCTGCTCTTCACATATCAGCTTCATCAGCAAATTCAGTTGATGGATGAATCTTGTCAGGTCTCTGTCAAGTATGTGCCTTATGACCTTCATGTGTTCACTTCTTCAAATTTACTGTTGTCACCTCTATTTGAATTTGATCACTTGATGGTATCTTCTTCTGGAATTTATGCCCTGGTCTTCCAAGCGTAATGAAAAACCAGTTCGTGAATTCCTATTTTCTTATCTATTCCGATGTACTTGTAGGTAAAATGTaccttttctatttcttttagATCCACAAGTTAATTGTAGGTAGCTCTTGTAACCTATGGTATTTCAGTTCAGCCCCAAATGATCAATTTTGCTCTGTATTCTGTTACATTTCTAGTGCTGCAGATCCTGGAATTGTGGAAACCAATATCATGCGAGAAGTCCCTTCCTGTCTTTCCCGTATGGCATATATAGTGTTTAAACTTCTCGGCCTTTTGCAGTCATCTGATTATGGGATTGGCTCTATTCTTGATGCGGCCCTTGCCCCTCCAGTAAGATGATGTTTCGttttcttcatttcttcttcctttctctccAGTGTTAAAAGAGGATACATATGGTTTATCTAGCAGCAATGTTTCTTACTCTTAGCTAATCGGTGATTCGTTTCTCTTAGGAAACGTCTGGAGTATACTTTTTTGGTGGGAAGGGCAGGACTCTGAGCTCTTCTGCACTTTCACACAACATGAACCTTGCAGAAAAACTTTGGACAACTTCAGTCGATCTCTTTGAAGAGTTTGCTTCCAAGGAAAAAGATGCTCAAATTTCATGAAAGATTGTCATAGTTTAATTGCGAACTTAGGTGGTAGCTAAATGTTTGCAGAAGATAACTTTTGGTGAGATGAAGTAGTGTTTCCTCCATTAGTCATTGTTCATCGACTGATATGCATGAAAATAGGAAGTCAGAGGTACAGGCGCAGCCACAGCATATTCAGAAAGTTGTTGACTAATAGATGGAGACTTTTTCTTACCAGATCAAAGAGCTAAGTTATAGTTTGCTTGTAAGAGCTTAAAAGATCATTATTTTGATAGTAGATGGTAATTTTCGCCTGTTTACCAGTTATTTGTAAGGGAAAAATGAACTTGGTTTCATTTATAAATAGGACCTCCATTATACATGAACTCGACTAAAAGAGGTCCAAGTTCTACTGTTTCTGTTAGTTGTTTATATACATCTTGGAATGAAAGaagtagaaaaaaaaagacGGGTAGAATCCGAATCCAATTGCTATTTGCACTTCATTACAGACACTTTTCCTTTTGGTTAGCAACTAGGAACTTGTTGCTAAATAAAGTTGTCATTTTTTAgctttatttttcgttgttatTAATTCTGCAAACTTCTCAGTTATTCAAAGATGAGTGAATACAGGTACAAACGTCAGCGGCAGTTGAATGGAAACAACTCCCTAAAGTAGCTGAATGGTTAAGATCTTCTGCAACCATTGATGAATGCAATTCTAGTGTTAGAAATAACTCTACAGCAACCTCTCTGACGTAATGTTACAGGAGTAAGCTTGTCAAATTGCCTTCCTTCGAAGATTAACTTTCCTATGTGAAAAGAAGTACCAGACGTTCGCTAACGAGTACTACATCCTCAAAATTGTAACCTTCCCATGGTATATAAGCTACTAATACGTTTTTCCCCAAGGCGAGTTCACCACCACTGGTAGCGGCACCATCTGTTAAAACTTGTCCCTTTTTAATGCATTTACCCTGCTGAACCTGGGTTTTTTGGTGCATACAAGTATTTTTTGTTAGAACGTTCATACATAACTAATGGAATGCGTAGAGTATCTTCATTGCCCGATAAAATGATCTTGTCAATATCAGTATAATTTATCTTTCCCTCGTGTTCGGTTATAGTAGGAACCCCTGTATCTAGAGCCACTTGGAATTAGTTTCAGTGCAAGTATCTCTTCCCTCTTTGGGCTAACCCTTTAAGTTGAATTTAGTTAGTGTGTTGCGAGTAGGGTATAAGAAGAAACCACTTGAACCTCACAACATGAGTTCAAAAATTCAAGGTTTTAGGGTCTTCTAAGCTGGTCCCATTTAGAGATTTCTTCTTAAGCCACATCAATAATCAGACAAAAAAGTTGTagagaaatttaaaatttagtcTTAACTCTTCCTTGCACCAGAACCAGAACCCGAAGGATGGTTCTCTTCCAAGACCCGGTAACAAAACTGGAAGTTGATCTGATGCAGAATCTCTTCTGAATCTAGATTCCCGAGGTAGGTTCAGTGCCAACCTCTGTTGGCCCTATGGAGTATACATCAGCTTCTGAGGTTGCTGTGTTGGAGTCTTAGCTGCCAAAGATGAAGACTCCTGTCGTGGAATTATTGGCTTCCTGCCATAATTGCTCATTTCTGCACTAGGTTTTGGCAATCCTATTTGCGTAGTTAATCTGATTCCTGATAAAGTATCTGATAACAGTTGTTTCCAGCAGGAATAGGTTCCTGGAAACTAAAGGATGGTCAGGAGCAAAGCTTAAGACCGAGATTGCTGCTAAAGCTACTAGCACCCTGAGTTCCATTTTCATACTCATCCTTGCTACCTTGACATGGGAAACGCCTGTGTAGATAATCTTGGCTCGTCCTTGATCTCTTTGTTCATGCCCATATCAATACTCCCTGGCCTTGGCTGCTGCTTTTGCAGCCTCAGTAGAATCTAACTTGGCAAGTTTCCAAGCACTGATTCGGACGGCCCCCTTGGACAGCCAACTCCGCTGCATCTGATAAAACCCTGGTCCTTTGTATGCATGCCAAGTGAACTTCCACAACTATAACCCGTAGTAGCAGATCCTGTTGGAGAGTAGAGCACATTTCCCAGTTCCTCATCCACAGATGCTCAAGCTGGAGCCTCACTCATTGCCATATTCACAATTGTTAAAATGAAAAGATTATCCTCCTGAAATCTACTTTGTATGgccaatttttcatttttcactgAATACAGTAGCCAAAACCTTTCTGATCAATATCatttggaaaaagaaaaagttcacCCAGAGGCATGCACGCAAGAATTGACACGCTGTACACACCGCCTTCAGAACAGGTTGAAAAGAAAGCTCGCAGAAACATGCAAACGTCGGCAATGTTTGCTGAATTTACGTACCTGCATATTTAAAGATTTGCATCTCCAATACAGATTGCCAGTGTTATTTCCCAATGCAGTACTGAGCAATCAATCTTGGAGCTAAATTAAGCAATCAATTTCTGCATATTCAAGCAATACGAACAAGCTTATTTGTTCAAACTTGGAGATTTCCATCAAAAATATTATTTGCAATAATGCCaatataatttgtatataaCAAATACAAAGTCAAACTAATTTTCTATTGGAATAAATTATTCTACAAATGAACAGCTCCCACAAAGTAGCTACTGTATCAAACAAAAATTAAGAATGAAGAGAACATTCAATAAACAGTTGACTTGACATGGTAAATTTGATGCATCAAAGCATTAAAAAAATGTCTacaaggtaaaaaaaaattgcacatTCTAACAAACCTAAGAAGAATTACTGGCTATCAAGCTGATAAACATCCTTTCTTCTACATAAGCTCTCTACTTGCAGCAGAATTCAGAGAATGCTTTCCCTTTTGTTTCGGTTTTCCATCAGCATTTGCACCAGCGGCATAGTCAACATCAGCAGTGTCACTGTCTCGTGATACCTAAGTTTccattttttagaacataaggACTTGAGCTTTGATGCGAAAGAAGCCAAATTACTATTGCATCGGCACAAGTTCCTCTTGCAGTTAATATCTGTTCAATCTACTACGTCAATCCTTGGTGCAGTGCGCATCCGTACCATGCTGAGTGCAATGATTATAACCCACACTTTGAAGAAAATTACGAATTTCTTTTGCACTGCTGTTGCTTGCTTGTAATAGCCGTTCATCTTCCTCGTATATCACGTATGGAGCTTCACCCTTCTTTCTTGACAGTAACTTCGATGCTCCTCTCAACACATGATATTCCCAGCCCTGAACATCAATTTTGAGCAGAACCACTGATTCCGTGTCTGGAATAAGTTCATCAAGAGGAATAGTCCTTACTTCAACTGCTATTTCTTTATTGGACTTGAATGCCagctttgcaccagttgctgaAACAGCACTATTGTCAAGCCTCCCAACAAGCTAATGCACAAAAACATGAATTTTGTTGGTTACTACAGGACTAAAAATAAATTTGCAATATACAAACATATAAAGTCTCTGAAAAGGAGATCAAATATCAAAATACAAGGATCAGAAATTCAGAACTCACATGATCTTCAACTAACAAAACCGAAGTTCTAATCTGAATGGAAGATCAACATTCCA is drawn from Euphorbia lathyris chromosome 9, ddEupLath1.1, whole genome shotgun sequence and contains these coding sequences:
- the LOC136206489 gene encoding short-chain dehydrogenase TIC 32 A, chloroplastic-like; translated protein: MDMIKVPRELREALHFICSVEFWRMGVFWTISLLVSYFQLFLKRIFSHNYVFPHCLPQTPRSGSTRPLCIITGATSGLGEAAALALSRKGFFVVLAGRSSKSLCETVERIQKQNRDAQLKAFELNLSSFKSILKFKSSLEKWLLDSDMHSSIQLLINNAGILATSHRLTTEGYDQMMSTNYIGPFSLTKLLLPLLRHSPVGSRIVNVTSFTHRSAFSVQVDKETVGGKRFWTSKRYPYAHLYEYSKLCLLLFTYQLHQQIQLMDESCQVSVNAADPGIVETNIMREVPSCLSRMAYIVFKLLGLLQSSDYGIGSILDAALAPPETSGVYFFGGKGRTLSSSALSHNMNLAEKLWTTSVDLFEEFASKEKDAQIS